tcATTACATTGCatgataaaataaaaataaaaatcaattttcttaATAATTTTAAATCTTATTCCATTCTAACTCTTCCATTTCTCTATTTTCATTACTCCCAACCAAATGAAATTTAGTAATAACataatgatatatgtttatgtcatgagtatatatatatatatattcattttcaCATACTAGCTCTATTAACTAATATATAGTGATTATACTAAGTGaagtaaaataaaatgtgaaagtCTTTTAGCAatatcattataaaaaaaaatacaaaaacaaagatcataattcattttcattttcatGAAGGGGTTTATTAAGACTAAAAACAAGGTACGGACTGTACTCATATCACTTaaaaatactatatatatatatatatatatattggttgaTGGTCGAAATTAGTTAGTTATAATATAAGTACGTACGACGTAGTACATAGCCTCATTTATCGATGatgattattatcattattaaccACACATGGGCATAACTGATGACCCACTTTCACAAAGATGTTTGTGCCACTTGATCTGATCAATCCACTCACAGAAGCAATAGAAATCTCAAAAAGATAAGATAATAATCGTCATCACGACCTTACATATTGATATCCCAACTTTAAGTATATTCTTCTTTACAACCTAAAAgtaggtcttttttttttttaatgggtAGGTAACGATTTGATActttgtgtttttgcaaagtatcatcttGTTATCCTGTGTTTACAAATAATGCTTATTTGGTACCTTAtattttgaaatcatacatatttttTACTCTtcattttaaaatcgtacatattttgtaccgtgtattttaaaattgtacatatttgataccctaaactcaaatttaattaataaaattttaccaatttaatcaaattactctTATTCATACGagctacaaattatatataactgcTGACAGTTTAGTTATATTGACAAAAATTTATCAAATATTATATCAAATATCTATGTTTCCAAAATATGGGGTACTATATACtcaataaaaacataagatataaaatgagtaaattcccttttataaatatatatatatatatacatatattttatacATTTGAAGTAAGAATGACACAGGAACTCAGTCTTTATGACTCATCACTTGGACCCATGTAGCTCCATATCTGACTCCTCACACGCGTTATACGCACTGTAAACGATAATTCTATATGTATAAATAGCTAGTTTACTTATTAGTTTCTGATCAGAGAGTCAAGTACAATAATAAGCAACTCAAACTTTAATATATAGCTTTGTTCTGTTGATCATTTTCTTTGttcatatatcatatatatatatcgatgGCTATTATTCGGATTCCTGGTGTAGTTCATGCAAAGAAACTTCTGAGAATGAAGACTTCGATGAACAATGGAAAAGATGTTCCGAAGGGTTGTTGTGCAGTTTACGTTGGAGAAGCTCAAAAGAAACGTTTCGTGATTCCGGTTTGGTATCTGAACCATGACGAGTTCAAGGCTTTGCTGAGTCAAGCTGTGGAAGAATATGGATACAGTCATCCCATGGGAGGACTCACCATTCCTTGCCCGGAACACATCTTCCTCAGTCTCACTTCTCGATTAAGTAAAAACGAAAGGAGTAAACAACAAGAGGAGGATTCTCAGTTGTGTAGTACCCATAAATTTCAACAACTCTATCTCTCTGAGGCAAATGAGCAAACACCTTTGGAGCACATGGAATATCGTTGAGAAACTCGCTTAGAGGTTTTAGGCTAATTTGGATGGTTTTAATTAGAAGGAGGGAAGAAAGttctatatattattttattattattattccttttttttttttataggacTTAGCTATTGCTTGTTCCGTACAAACATTATGTAATAATGACTTTGGGTTCTACTAATAATGagttgaattatatatatatatatgagaattaaTTTTAACCAATAAAATTGTATGTGAATAGTAATATTTGTTTGTATTCTAAATGTggctttaaataaaatatcattatctATTTTCATTGTACCACTCTTTATCCTTTTATGAAGTAGTTAATATTTTGCAACAtttgtttttatagttttttttacatgtatacatatatttttgatgcatgcatttatatatatatatatattaaagtgtGATTATTTGATTCATTGTTGAACACTACATGATATAGAGTTAATTAGCTAATAATAATACATTATAatatttatcaaattaaaatatataaaatataatgttaaattgtaccaataataatataataatttttttgtcgTGTTAGACACTAATGATATCTCTTATATATAtttgcatgtcaatttctaattaaaatttttaattaggTTAATATGATCTTTAATGCATGAATGAtcaaaaatgttttattaaatatTCCTACTAATAAAATATGTATTATACTATATATATTTAATGAGCACTTGAGTTAAAACGTACGATAAAAACTTAgaacattattatttttttaacgaACATTTTTTCGGTGGGTTTAACACAATATTAAAagtcaataaaaaataaaataaaatgaaaataaaagtgACAACATTCGTTCGTTGGCCCCTCTCCCCCTTAATTCCCTCATGTCTCCCATCGGCATGGCTACAGTACTGTGGAAACAACTCTATTAATTTTGTATAGGAGCAATTAGCTAATTTTTAGTTAAAATTACtaggaaaataaaaaataaaaaaactattttaggGAGCTATTTTTATCAATTTCATTTCATTCATATTCCTTATTTTATCTAActgtaattaatttattaattttttttaattctatttattattatataattaatacaaaagTCAAAATTGACTATAAAGCCTATAaagctattttttaaaaaaaattaggtagcTCTCCACTTTTAGCTAATCTATTAATTTGGTATTATCTATTTTAGAGTAAACTAAATATAAAAGAGTCATTGGAGTAGAGCTATTATTTATATTCTAATTAATTCATTATTATAGTTAAACATCTATTTTGAAGAGTTGCTTTAAgataatgtattttttttaaaatatgatatttagtGTGGTAGTTGGAGAGATAAAAAAACAAAtgaatattgaattttttttttttataaaaaagttacactaaatattaatataaaaatatatatggttCTGCATGTCGTGTACATATCATTGGCCATAAGCCTATAATATGGTTCTGTTCATTATTTTGTACGTAATTGGAGAATTGCTAAAGGACAACACCATAAGTAGGTGATATACTGTTTTTGATGCAATTTAATGTTGGGtctcacttatttgaatttaataaggaTTATGATATATCGCTAACTAATCATAAGACGACACTTCAAGTATCAAATAACAATACTCATGTaatcatattttaaaatcattttacacaataataattattaaattaaataatatatgacCAAATAACAGTATGCTATCTTTTACAGTGTTTGCACCGCCCTTTTACCAATATCTTTGAGGTGTTGGCACTCCTAAGAAAAAAATAGTAACAACTTGACCGATtgcgattattattttaatattaattgtcGGTCAAGCATGGATAGCAGTGCAGTGAATTCTTCTCGACCAATCGAACTGTCTTTTTTGTTGGTTTTAAGTGTCGAAAATGAAGACCACTCAGTACAGTACCCCAACTTCACTTAGATATATAGGTACCGTACGTACCTGACGTACGTGGTTGGTTTTCATTGATTTTGTCCCAATATTATGACATCTTCACATGCATTTGTTTTCCTATATTTATCCGTACGTAATTCGGTACGAAAACTAAATGATCACCATATCTAGCTAATGGGCTAGTTAAATAACAAGACTTCATTGTTAGATGATGGGATATATGATGGGactctttttaataattattatattatatatgctttatatatttataatatagaaataatttattaaattttaaaatgagcGTATATATAAATTGCTATAGCCATCCATCCTACCTAATACTATTTTATCTTGATTGATTGATGAAATTTAGTATTAGAAACAATATAATAGGTTAAATTTGATATTAAATTATATCAATAATGATTTGTCGTATTAAGTATTAAGTAACAGTGCTGGGCATTATCCCTTAGCaacatttttttctttaaaaaaaaattactcttAAGATTATACACATAGAACCCAACCTAAACAAAATTATGCTTAGTTCTCCAAAAGTCCAACACATGGGATTGGATCAATGACGAAGATGAGGGTGGCCATGGCCCCCTCAagcttttatatttttctttaaaatttatacaaaaattttaaaaaataaataaacatgtatattatatataatgctccccataaaaaaatatatatatataatggccCCTCATGACATTTATCTTCAGCTCCGTAATCAGTAGAATGAATTGGACGTAATTGTGTCTCGTTCTATGCATTAGTGCCAAGGGCCGAACACACACTCTATGGAGTTGTTTGGTAGGGGTTTGATTTGGTGGGAATGGCAATGTCAAATCTAAATcatgtttggtaaatttatttttaatagtttAGGGGTCTGTGTTTCCAAGTGAATCTtattttttagcttgatttgagGGTAATCTTAACCCCTTTAAACATTGAGGTTCGCATACCCTTAATCTAAACCCCTCTAACTTTACTCACATAAGTACAGACATCGTACCAAACACCCCCTGTATATATAGGAACAGAGGCATGGTACCATCTCAGCTAAGGGATTTTAAAATGTAAAATTGTATATTTAAAAAGGCTAGATGCATAATTGTGAAGAAAATCAAGACAAATTTactatataatttacttttttattttaaaaaaatggggGACCAAGGCCCCTACCAATGCATGTAGCTCGATCCAATGGAAACCCTAAAAGAAATTTATGTGAGGagcaaaaatttatataattgtattaaatatataaaaaaaaaaatatagttgtAAAAGTTATATACAAAATTATCTAAGCCATATATACATAATTAAAGAGTAAAATATAAATGTTACatgtaaaaattatatatataggaATTTTTTTAGGTAGGGGCATCACTTTTGCCCCTACCGTGGGTGCattttctattttcggcacttgaagaaattataactcaattttttttatatgatgacgTACATGATAGTTATAACAGAAATCATgccaatttttgagaaatttcgaGTAATTTACGTTgccaaaatcaaagttcaaacAGTCACTTGCACGCGTgtctgattttttttatatgcgtGTGGAAAATAGACTATTGAAGCTCTGATTTCGATACtgtatattatttaaaatttctcaaaaattagcGGAATGTCTACTATATAACTATCATATACGCAGTCATACAAaacaaattatattataatttctcCAAATGTCGAATATAGAGAATGCTCTTATAGTGGGACAAAAGTAATAACCCTACCTAGAAAGCtctctatatatatgcatgtactgaattgtaataaaaaaaattatactaaaaattaaaataaaaatcaggAGAGAGGCAGGCCCATAATCTAACACTGGGTCCGACTATGGCTCCATCcctgtatatatgtatatatacatagacATATATAGAGATCAGTACACTTGCATCAACACGGTTTGCATTGTGTTCTTagccaatataaatatatatatatatatatatatatttatatgctgaCTTTCAAAAGCTAGCTATAGAAAGTAGCTCATTATATATATggactttttctttttctatatATCTTTTCTTAAGTACTTCAATTCAAGAAAAGTTGAGTTTTAGAATTTGGTTTTGCAAAATGAACACAAGGAATAATAATGAAAAGATATATAAAACAAGTTTTATATAATGATTCCTAGGCCTATTATTATGTAATAATTGTAGTTATTGTATGTAGGTAGGCAAATGTGTCCCATCTCAATTCTTATCTTCTCATAATAATAAGTTTCAAGTAGACAAAACCATGTGGTAGTGCCGTACGACTACTACAGTTTGGTTTTGGACAATTCTCACATTACTTTCAACGACTTAATAATTTGTAATGTCAATTACATGACTTAATTGCTATCGATCATCTACCAAAgccattttaataaaataataagaccattctttttttgttttttttttacattaattgGATTACGAATTGGTTAGTACGTCTAGCTAGTTTGAaaaagaaattatatttttttgatcCTGTGTTTTCCccattgtttatttatattttgtgttttgacaaattactttttggaccttatgttttgtaaaatagttaaaatagaatcataaactcaattttgatgaagaaaaaattgactataacaacacagtttttaagcagaataattttatttttgttctgaattgttagtttggtaaattatttatgattttagttaagaaaacattgaccaaaatcgggtttgggattctattttaactattttacaaaacataaggtccaagaaataatttatcaaaatacagggtccaaacaggtaatgagaaaaaacacaggatctaaaaaagtataaaaccTTTGAAAAATGATTAAGTGATGAGAGTACTAATAATTAATATGCTAAGCTACTCGATTTGATGAATTTTACTTCAAtattatttctttgtgaaatgAAACGTTattagagaaaaagaaaagaaaagaaaataatatatcatgatagagtttaaatgagaaaattaataGATATGTAGACTAAACGGGAAAAGAACTGTTCGTATTTAGAAATTTAGgtcaacaaattaattttttcatAAATTATTCACCTACCTTTGGATCTTcaattttagaaagaaaaaatgaaTGAATACCAAAAGAtttcattttctctttttttggattcaaataaaaaaaaattgaaaatttcttCTTTACAAAATATAAAACTTGAATATAGTTTAACTTTATAATAAAATTTAGAATGATCGATtgcaaatattttttaaaataaaaaatttcatataaaaaaGTCTCTTATACAAAAtttaaagggaaatttttttttcctattttttcttagtcatttggtaaaatgacttattttttaaagttattttacaCTGTAGTCTAGTTTTAATATTTCTTTGTAAAATtgtctctcataatttagacataTAGTATAAAATTTAGACAAATAGTCAAAATTCAAATAGtcggtcgaaaattttagacaactGATCAAATTTTAGACAgagaatattttgcaaaaatattATCAAAAGTAGGTCAGATGGCAAAATCACTTAATTAAAAAGAtgtcattttcaccaatttcttattttttctatcacaattttttctttcaatcgggtaaaatctaaaatattaacAAACAAGAAATATCAAGTTAATTACTTCTCAACAAATATTATTTCTTTGTTATatttttaatcataattaacttgAATGATTAATTGGAACTGACTTTTCTGACAAAGAATCTTTGATTATTAGTAAAATATCCAGCCAACTTGTGTTAATGGATCATGAATGTCCCACTTTCCCACTAAGATTTTTGTGCTATAAAGCTAGTTGATGAATCAACAGTGAGTAATAAAGGCAGTAAAATCGTCTTTTTcctctttatttaaaaaaaaaaaaaaaaagataaaggaAGAGTACGTAGACACAACTTTAATGTCTTTACAACATAACAATTAGATCTTTTTACATGTAAATGGCTACTTTCCCTAAACATGTGGGGGCATATATACAATAGAGCTTGTCTTTAACCATGAATGACACCCTTAAATCAATCTTTATGACTCATCAACTGAACCAAAGATAACACTATCTCATTCCCCACACGCTAATCTATATCATTCATCAactctatacatatataattcatctatatatacacatacatatTATGGTCAGTTAAGTATTATCAGCTCATCAAAACTTCATATCTATACATATCGTTCCTTTGAGTTCTTcagtataaatttatatatatatatactcaccATGGCTATTCGTTTTCCTAGTGTTGTTAATGCTAAGCAACTTCTGAGAATGAAGACTGCTTTGAATAATGGTAGAGATGTTCCCAAGGGCTGTTGTGCGGTTTACGTTGGAGAGAACCAAAAGAAACGTTTTGTGATTCCGGTTTCGTATCTGAACCACCATGAGTTCAGGGCTTTGCTGAGTCAAGCTGTGGAGGAATATGGATATAGCCATCCCATGGGGGGACTCACCATTCCATGCCGAGAAGACATCTTCGTTAATCTCACTTCTCGCTTAAGTGGATGAAATCTAATATAAAATAGCCAGGCATGGTTCTCAGAGGCAATTGATCGAACACCTGGAAATATTGAGAAACTCCTTGTGGTTTTGAAGTGTCCTCAGAGCTTTGGTGGAAAAGAAGATTGAGCTTCTACTTAATCGGAAGTTTGATAAACTTTTCCATGGATGAGAGTGTTAGAGAAAGATGTATATGTAGGAATtctttatatgtatatgtatttatgaatattatatgaatttttttatttgatgagAAACTTATTGAATTATTCTTGGCtaacatatttatatttatatacaaagtTGTGATGATTAATTGTTTAAAAGATAATAACAATAGCTAACACTGCCCAACTTCTAATTAAAGAGTCAACAAGAATTAGTAGTATGTTTAGCTTAATTATTGAACAATTATTATTTTTCCAGTTGCCATCCATCATCatgggacttgcttaaaacactaaaaaaaaaaaaaaaagatgacacGTGTCCCCTATTTTATacttaatataattatattaacatTCAAAAGACCCACTTGGCCACCAAATTTGAGTTTTGATTTGTTGATGGAAAAAGAAGGCATTCAAAAGGCATGTAGGGATGCAAAGCGAGAATTGTTTGATGCTAATTTTGTCCGTCAAGCATTTGGTACTTTAGGTATTGATTTTGAAGGCTTTAAGACTAAAATGGGAAGACATGGACAATGGTGGGtagtttgaaattttttattattttgttggatTGTTACTATGGTACCACTTTGATTTTGGAATAAGATTCGAAGAGACTTTTCTATTGGGGTTTATCACGTACTCTAGCAAGTTCAACAATGATATTGATGCTATTTGCTTCATTAATTCGAGCTTCCTTCAGTCCTCATGCGGCCTTTTTGTTATGCTTCAATTTGAATTTTCGGTCAAGTACTTTCATAAAGAGGGTGAATGATGTAGTAAGAATAATCTAGAATATTATGAGGTATCATAATTGTAGAATGTATTAGGTGTATTAATTTGTCATCTTGTTAATTTACTTTATGTTGTCGTATTTGTGTAAGTTTTACAAATACCTCACTTGTTCTATTATAAAGAAACTTTAGATTTGATATTTGATATAGAGTTTTGAGAGTCTCTCATATTTAGGGCTTTGCCCTTGTTATCATCGATTTGGCACGAGTATTGCTCAACCATCCAATCTGCTCCATCAATTACTCGAAATTGTCCTATTGTAAGTTAAGCAATAAATGGCACATAAATCTCTAGTACGAGCTCGTGAAGAGACATGGCTGGGCCGAAGAAGAGCTTATGATAAAGCTGCTGCGGTGTATTGAATTGAAGAaagtgaaaattacattttatatgggtttttCAATAAAGTTTTAAAACATTTGgcttttttttacaagtattattttatggctttttaaaacTAGTATTCCTTCTATGGgatttttttcccatatttttgtaaaaaaattattattatgccatattttttttcccataatctgattttttttaattaaatttgtccatacaaactaagaaaagtttaattaccatatttttgcatattaatggctaaaagccatatttatgaaaaaatccctTGAAGAAATTGATATCTCTTGGGCTTAAAACAATATTGGGCCGCCAAACGATGAATCGGTTTGGGCTACTGAATCGGGCCTACAGGAGTGAACAGCTGGGCCGATCTTTGTAGCTGAAATGAGACCCGTTGAGCTTAGATTGGGCTGATTGCTGAGAAATTGGAGCTGTTTCGTTTTGGGTTCATAGATGAAGTGATGTGGACTTGGGCTGCTTCTTCAATTTTTCACTTTTAGC
The Humulus lupulus chromosome 6, drHumLupu1.1, whole genome shotgun sequence DNA segment above includes these coding regions:
- the LOC133784735 gene encoding auxin-responsive protein SAUR19-like, yielding MAIRFPSVVNAKQLLRMKTALNNGRDVPKGCCAVYVGENQKKRFVIPVSYLNHHEFRALLSQAVEEYGYSHPMGGLTIPCREDIFVNLTSRLSG
- the LOC133781726 gene encoding auxin-responsive protein SAUR24-like gives rise to the protein MAIIRIPGVVHAKKLLRMKTSMNNGKDVPKGCCAVYVGEAQKKRFVIPVWYLNHDEFKALLSQAVEEYGYSHPMGGLTIPCPEHIFLSLTSRLSKNERSKQQEEDSQLCSTHKFQQLYLSEANEQTPLEHMEYR